The genomic window GGTTTATGCCCGGAACGTCCTCATCCTGTCGCTCGTCATCTCCTTCATCACTGCGGGCTTCGTGTTCTTTGCCATCAATGCGCTTCTGATCCGGCCGATCCGGCGCATGACGGCAAACATGCAGGCCTTTGCCGAGGCACCGGACGAGCCCGCGCGCGTGATCCGCCCCAGCACGCGCGATGACGAGCTCGGCCAGGCCGAACGCCACCTCGCCTCCATGCAGCAGGAACTGCAGCACACGCTGAAGGAGCAGAAGAACCTCGCCGATCTCGGCCTCGCCGTCTCCAAGATCAACCACGACATGCGCAACATCCTCGCCTCCGCGCAGCTCATCTCGGACCGCCTCGCCGGCGTCGACGACCCGATCGTGCAGCGTTTTGCGCCAAAGCTTCTGCGCACCATCGACCGTGCCGTCTCCTATTCGAACGAGGTGCTCGCCTATGGCCGCGCGCGCGAAGCGACGCCGAAGCGGCGCTGGCTGGATCTGAAGCGGCTGATCGAGGACGTGCGCGACATCACCGCCGTTGACCCCGCCTTCGAGATCGATTTCGTGATCGACATGCCCGACGGGCTCGAGGTGGAAGCCGACAGCGAGCAGCTCTTCCGCGTCATCCACAACCTCTCCCGCAACTCGGTCGAGGCGCTGAAGAGCCTCGAAGGCGACGCGGCGCTCGTGAAGCGCATCCGCGTGGCCGCCAGGCGCGAAGGCAGCGTGGTGACTATCATGGTCGAAGACACCGGCCCCGGCATGCCGGCCGGCGCACGGGCCAATCTCTTCAAGGCGTTTCGCGGATCGACCCGGCCCGGCGGCACGGGTCTTGGCCTTACCATCGCGCGTGAGCTCGTGCTTGCCCATGGCGGCGACCTGAAGCTGGTGGAAAGCAACAGCCCCGGCACGATCTTCGCCATCGTTCTGCCCGACCAGCCCCTGCCGATCGCAGCTTTTCGCAACCGCCCGAAGCACCGGCTCGACCAGGATCGCCAACAGATCCCCTGATCGTCGCCTGGCCATCCCGTGCAACGCATGAGCATGCGGCTGCGCTGGCCGTAGCTCCATGGACCCAGCAGCGCTTGATCTGCAGGCCGCACGACGTGCTCATAAAGAACAGTTCGACCTCATCCAATTTTTTCCCGAACCGCGCTTGCATTCCCCCCGGCTACGTTTTAGGTAAGCGCCGTCGCGGTCGATCCACCGGATCCACCGCCAACGCGCCCGTAGCTCAGCTGGATAGAGCACCAGACTACGAATCTGGGGGTCAGAGGTTCGAATCCTTTCGGGCGCGCCATTTAACCCACTGAAATCACTTCATTTTCTGCCTTCAGCGCGATAGCTCCCCAGCATAAAAATCCATTTTAGTCTGGGTTTTAGTCTGGGGTTTTTGTTGCAGATAGACGCGGAATGTCGGCATCGGCAGCATGTGATTCCCACTTTTTGATAGCTGGTGGGGCGAATTTGATGATGGTCTCGGGGGGAAAGCCTTCCCCCTGGCCGGCACTTCGTTGCCGGCGCACCCCCTTCTGCGGGGAGACCCCGCAACGCCCCCCTAGAGTGAGAGGCAGGCCGGGTTTGCCGTGACGGGCTGGGATCGGGAGAGAGGCTCCCGAGGCCCGTCGCGGAGTAATCCCGATGGCCAGACATGACCGCAGCGCTCGCGCCGGCTCGGACCGGACGAGCCTTTACGACGACATCACCGACAAGATCATCGCCGAACTGGAGGCGGGCCGCGTGCCCTGGGTGCAGCCTTGGGGCACCCCCGAGGCCGACGCGCTCCTCGGCCTGCCGAAGAACGCCGTCACCGGCCGGCAATATTCCGGCATCAACATCCTTCTTCTCTGGGGCGCCGTGGTCGAGCGCGGCTTCCCCGGCCAGGGCTGGCTCACCTTCCGCCAGGCGCTCTCGCTCGGCGGCAATGTTCGCAAGGGCGAGCACGGCACCACGGTCGTCTACGCCGACCGCTTCATCCCCGACGAGGAAAAGAAGCGCGCGCAGGAAACCGGCGAGGAAGCCCACGCGATTCCCTTCCTGAAGCGCTT from Georhizobium profundi includes these protein-coding regions:
- a CDS encoding sensor histidine kinase — its product is MSEADIPPPDVTPPGRVSAKEEARTPGGDDEIRLGRGLSSKLLFLTILFVMIAEVLIFVPSVSNMRLRWLSDKLATAASASIVVEGFDEMDLPQPVQTDTLMSTGTKAIALRRAGSSRLIASTQVPPTVDMQYDLSDVGPLTAIGDAIGTLVHGSDRIIRVFGPVAGDPGTMIEIVMEERPLKTAMLVYARNVLILSLVISFITAGFVFFAINALLIRPIRRMTANMQAFAEAPDEPARVIRPSTRDDELGQAERHLASMQQELQHTLKEQKNLADLGLAVSKINHDMRNILASAQLISDRLAGVDDPIVQRFAPKLLRTIDRAVSYSNEVLAYGRAREATPKRRWLDLKRLIEDVRDITAVDPAFEIDFVIDMPDGLEVEADSEQLFRVIHNLSRNSVEALKSLEGDAALVKRIRVAARREGSVVTIMVEDTGPGMPAGARANLFKAFRGSTRPGGTGLGLTIARELVLAHGGDLKLVESNSPGTIFAIVLPDQPLPIAAFRNRPKHRLDQDRQQIP